The Skermanella pratensis genome has a window encoding:
- a CDS encoding foldase protein PrsA — translation MLRSLVDERLQMQEASRANISVTDKEIDEAFGRVAEQNQMKRDQLEKMLASQGVPRSALESQIRATIGWGKLVQRRLRPSIEIGEEEIDAVLQRIEANAGKPEYLAAEIYLAVDSPEREEEVRRLADRLVEQIGQGASFPAVARQFSQSAGATNGGDLGWVQQGQLPEELDGALRDLRPGQASRPIRSLTGYHILLLREQRTTGTVLPPRDQILGALGQDRLDMLQRRLLRDLRMSAFVDLRV, via the coding sequence GTGCTGCGCAGCCTGGTCGACGAGCGGCTGCAGATGCAGGAGGCTTCGCGGGCCAACATCTCCGTGACCGACAAGGAGATCGACGAAGCCTTCGGCCGGGTGGCCGAGCAGAACCAGATGAAGCGCGACCAGCTGGAGAAGATGCTGGCCAGCCAGGGCGTGCCGCGAAGCGCCCTGGAAAGCCAGATCCGGGCCACCATCGGCTGGGGCAAGCTGGTCCAGCGGCGGCTGCGGCCGAGCATCGAGATCGGCGAGGAGGAGATCGACGCGGTGCTCCAGCGGATCGAGGCCAATGCCGGCAAGCCCGAGTACCTGGCGGCCGAAATCTACCTGGCCGTCGATTCTCCCGAGCGGGAGGAGGAGGTCCGGCGGCTGGCCGACCGGCTGGTCGAGCAGATCGGCCAGGGCGCCAGCTTCCCCGCCGTGGCGCGCCAGTTCTCACAGTCGGCGGGCGCCACCAACGGCGGCGACCTGGGCTGGGTGCAGCAGGGCCAGCTACCGGAGGAGCTCGACGGGGCGCTACGCGATCTGCGCCCCGGCCAGGCCTCCCGCCCGATCCGCAGCCTGACCGGCTACCATATCCTGCTGCTGCGCGAACAGCGCACCACGGGCACGGTACTGCCGCCGCGCGACCAGATCCTGGGAGCCTTGGGCCAGGATCGCCTCGACATGCTGCAGCGCCGGCTGCTGCGCGACCTGCGCATGTCCGCCTTCGTGGATCTGCGCGTCTGA
- the lptG gene encoding LPS export ABC transporter permease LptG, translating into MRTSATLSRYIGRQFLLYFCMLLGILLAIILLLDTVELLRRAAGKPDATFSVVVRMALFKLPEIGQQVFPFVILFAGMLTFWRLTRSQELVVARAVGVSAWQFLAPVLIVAPLIAVFQVTVINPAGSVLVARYEKMEDRYLRGRTSSLVVSGSGLWLRQIQEDGQYLIHADTAEAGTTTLRPVNVFMYDANGEFASRIDATSATLEPGHWMIRQGWLNSGAGPAEPFDSYRLDTDLTLERIQESFASPDSMSFWELPGFIRTLQETGFSATRHRLHFQSLLSTPLLFCAMVLFAAAFSLRQTRRGGTMMMVAGGVVTGFVLFLFSDVVRAFGISGTIPVPLAAWAPAGASLLLGIAVLLHLEDG; encoded by the coding sequence ATGAGGACTTCGGCCACGCTCTCGCGCTATATCGGGCGGCAGTTCCTGCTCTATTTCTGCATGCTGCTCGGCATCCTGCTGGCGATCATCCTGTTGCTGGATACGGTGGAGTTGCTTCGTCGCGCCGCCGGAAAGCCCGACGCGACCTTCTCGGTCGTCGTGCGGATGGCGCTGTTCAAGCTGCCGGAAATCGGCCAGCAGGTGTTTCCCTTCGTGATCCTGTTCGCCGGGATGTTGACCTTCTGGCGGCTGACCCGCAGCCAGGAACTGGTGGTCGCGCGCGCCGTCGGTGTCTCGGCCTGGCAGTTCCTGGCGCCCGTCCTGATCGTGGCGCCGTTGATCGCCGTCTTCCAGGTGACGGTGATCAACCCGGCCGGATCGGTGCTGGTCGCCAGGTACGAGAAGATGGAGGACCGGTATCTGCGCGGCCGGACAAGCTCGCTCGTGGTGTCGGGCTCCGGCCTGTGGCTCCGCCAGATCCAGGAAGACGGGCAATATCTGATCCACGCCGACACCGCCGAGGCCGGGACCACCACCCTGCGGCCGGTCAACGTCTTCATGTACGACGCCAACGGCGAGTTCGCGAGCCGGATCGACGCCACGTCGGCGACGCTGGAGCCGGGACACTGGATGATCCGCCAGGGATGGCTGAACTCCGGGGCCGGACCTGCGGAACCCTTCGACTCCTACCGGCTGGACACCGACCTGACTCTGGAACGCATCCAGGAGAGCTTCGCCTCGCCCGACAGCATGTCCTTCTGGGAGTTGCCCGGCTTCATCAGGACCCTGCAGGAGACCGGCTTCTCCGCGACCCGGCACCGGCTGCATTTCCAGTCGCTGCTGTCGACGCCGCTCCTGTTCTGCGCCATGGTGCTGTTCGCCGCCGCCTTTTCGCTGCGCCAGACGCGGCGGGGCGGAACGATGATGATGGTGGCGGGCGGAGTCGTCACCGGTTTCGTGCTTTTCCTGTTCAGCGACGTGGTCCGCGCCTTCGGAATCTCCGGGACGATCCCCGTTCCCCTTGCGGCCTGGGCCCCTGCCGGAGCGAGCCTGCTGCTCGGCATCGCCGTGCTGCTCCACCTCGAGGACGGATGA
- the pdxA gene encoding 4-hydroxythreonine-4-phosphate dehydrogenase PdxA has translation MGGSGAALALTMGEPSGIGGELALMAWAARRERSVPTFVLLDDPARIEALGRLIGLDVPVARVGDPAEAVAVFDHALPVLPVSLDHPVEPGRPDPENGAAVLSSIERAVMLVRAGACAAMVTNPIQKSALYQAGFGYPGHTEYLAALAGMVAEPVMMLAGGGLRVVPVTIHLPLRDAIDALTTQGIVQCARVTAAALAADFGVEEPRLALAALNPHAGEGGTLGTEEIEIITPAATILKREGYQVIGPLPADTLFHAAARKRYDAVLCMYHDQALIPLKTVDFDTGVNITLGLPFVRTSPDHGTALDIAGTGKADPASLIAAMKTAVEMAGYRAARRYVPERRGK, from the coding sequence ATGGGCGGCAGCGGCGCGGCGCTGGCTCTGACCATGGGCGAGCCGTCGGGCATCGGCGGCGAGCTGGCGCTGATGGCCTGGGCGGCGAGGCGGGAACGGTCCGTGCCGACGTTCGTACTGCTCGACGATCCCGCCCGGATCGAGGCGCTCGGCCGCCTGATCGGCCTGGATGTCCCGGTCGCGCGGGTCGGGGATCCGGCCGAGGCGGTCGCCGTGTTCGACCACGCGCTGCCGGTCCTGCCGGTTTCCCTGGACCATCCGGTGGAACCGGGCAGGCCCGACCCGGAGAACGGCGCCGCCGTTCTTTCAAGTATCGAGCGCGCGGTGATGCTGGTGCGGGCTGGCGCCTGTGCCGCCATGGTGACCAACCCGATCCAGAAGAGCGCGCTGTACCAGGCCGGCTTCGGCTATCCCGGCCATACCGAGTACCTGGCCGCGTTGGCCGGGATGGTGGCGGAACCGGTGATGATGCTGGCGGGCGGCGGCCTGCGGGTCGTCCCGGTGACGATCCACCTGCCGCTGCGCGACGCGATCGATGCGCTGACCACCCAGGGAATCGTGCAATGCGCGCGCGTGACGGCAGCCGCCCTGGCAGCGGACTTCGGGGTCGAGGAGCCCCGCCTCGCCCTGGCGGCGCTCAATCCCCATGCCGGCGAAGGCGGCACGCTTGGGACCGAGGAGATCGAGATCATCACGCCGGCGGCGACCATCCTGAAGCGCGAAGGATACCAGGTGATCGGCCCGCTCCCGGCCGACACGCTGTTCCACGCCGCCGCGCGCAAGCGGTACGACGCCGTTCTCTGCATGTATCACGACCAGGCGCTGATACCCCTGAAGACGGTGGACTTCGACACCGGGGTGAACATCACGCTGGGCTTGCCCTTCGTGCGGACCTCGCCCGATCACGGCACGGCACTGGATATCGCCGGCACCGGCAAGGCCGACCCGGCGAGCCTGATCGCGGCGATGAAGACGGCCGTGGAGATGGCGGGTTATCGCGCCGCCCGGCGTTACGTCCCAGAGCGCCGCGGGAAATGA
- the gmk gene encoding guanylate kinase → MQPAGPGPAKIGRRGLMLVLSSPSGAGKTTIARRMLQRNSSLTMSVSVTTRPMRPGEVDGIDYHFIDRERFEQMVAERQLLEHARVFGNYYGTPKGPVEQALAKGREILFDIDWQGTQQLAENARDDLVSVFVLPPSAKELERRLYARAQDSPEVIAGRMAKASDEMSHYFDYDYVIVNYDIESSVHQVQTILEGERLKRRRQVGLADFVRQLQEGL, encoded by the coding sequence ATGCAGCCGGCCGGACCGGGCCCGGCCAAGATCGGGCGCCGCGGGCTGATGCTGGTGCTGTCGTCGCCCTCGGGCGCCGGCAAGACCACGATCGCGCGGCGCATGCTTCAGCGCAACAGCAGCCTCACCATGTCGGTGTCGGTCACGACCCGCCCCATGCGGCCGGGGGAGGTCGACGGCATCGACTACCATTTCATCGACCGGGAAAGGTTCGAGCAGATGGTCGCCGAGCGCCAGCTGCTGGAGCATGCGCGGGTCTTCGGAAACTACTATGGTACGCCGAAGGGGCCGGTCGAGCAGGCGCTCGCCAAGGGGCGTGAGATCCTGTTCGACATCGACTGGCAGGGCACCCAGCAGCTTGCCGAGAACGCCCGCGACGATCTGGTCAGCGTCTTCGTCCTGCCGCCGTCCGCGAAGGAGTTGGAACGCCGGCTGTACGCCAGGGCGCAGGACAGCCCCGAGGTGATCGCCGGCCGCATGGCAAAAGCGTCGGACGAGATGAGCCACTATTTCGATTACGACTACGTGATCGTCAATTACGACATCGAATCCAGCGTCCATCAGGTGCAGACCATCCTGGAAGGCGAACGCCTCAAGCGGCGCCGCCAGGTCGGCTTGGCCGACTTCGTCCGGCAGTTGCAGGAAGGTCTCTGA
- the rsmA gene encoding 16S rRNA (adenine(1518)-N(6)/adenine(1519)-N(6))-dimethyltransferase RsmA, with protein MSRIDDLPPLRDVIARFDLGARKALGQNFLLDLNLTGRIARAAGDLAGVTVVEVGPGPGGLTRALLNLDAAGVVAIERDARCITALADLVEAAEGRLRLVEGDALEADVEALAPAPRAIVANLPYNVATPLLIGWLRRIEQFRSLTLMFQREVADRLAAKPGGKTYGRLSVIAQWRADVRPLFNLPARAFTPPPKIESTVVQLVPRQEPEPADFEAMETVTAAAFGQRRKMLRASLKPLGDAEALIEEAGLVPTQRAEEIPVAGFAALARAYRKRRPAVR; from the coding sequence ATGAGCCGGATCGACGACCTGCCCCCGCTCCGAGACGTCATCGCGCGCTTCGACTTGGGAGCCCGCAAGGCGCTGGGTCAGAACTTCCTACTCGACCTGAATCTGACCGGACGGATCGCGCGGGCGGCCGGCGACCTGGCCGGCGTCACGGTGGTCGAGGTCGGACCCGGCCCCGGGGGGCTGACACGGGCGCTGCTGAACTTGGACGCCGCCGGGGTGGTCGCGATCGAGCGCGACGCCCGCTGCATCACCGCGCTGGCCGACCTGGTGGAGGCGGCCGAGGGCAGGCTGCGTCTGGTCGAAGGAGATGCGCTGGAAGCCGATGTCGAAGCGCTGGCCCCTGCCCCGCGCGCCATCGTCGCCAACCTGCCCTACAATGTCGCAACACCGCTGCTGATCGGCTGGCTGCGCCGGATCGAGCAGTTCCGCAGCCTGACGCTGATGTTCCAGCGCGAGGTCGCCGACCGCCTGGCGGCGAAACCCGGCGGCAAGACCTATGGCAGGCTGTCGGTCATCGCCCAGTGGCGGGCGGATGTGCGTCCGTTGTTCAACCTGCCGGCCCGCGCCTTCACGCCGCCGCCGAAGATCGAGTCGACCGTCGTGCAGCTCGTCCCGCGGCAGGAGCCCGAACCCGCCGACTTCGAAGCGATGGAAACGGTCACCGCCGCCGCCTTCGGCCAGCGGCGCAAGATGCTGCGGGCCAGCCTGAAGCCCCTGGGCGACGCCGAGGCGCTGATCGAGGAAGCCGGGCTGGTGCCGACCCAGCGTGCCGAGGAGATCCCCGTCGCCGGCTTCGCCGCCCTGGCGCGGGCCTACCGCAAGCGGCGACCGGCGGTTCGATAA
- the lptF gene encoding LPS export ABC transporter permease LptF, with product MKRLTLYLFRHLAVATVFVTAGLTLVIWLTQSLRLLEIVVDGGAPVYLFLQLMLVTLPTFLSIVLPISLLAAVLFTYNRLTMDSELVVMRSAGLGPWGLAKPALILALLVTMIGYGLTLYLAPAAHRELSRLESLAKSEFSTVFLREGVFNEAGDGVTVYVRRRMPDGELQGLLIHDTRVPGKPVTINADRGMTVEGEAGTRVVVFDGNRQEVDLATGRMSQLYFDRYAVDLRIFEKQFAERVPDARERSTAELMHAGDSPELLPFKSRLTVELHQRYTSPIFALGFTMMGVAILLVGEFNRRGQSRRIIAAVAGVLVLQSAALGITNLAVNNSAFIPLLYVVVAIPLAVGAFLMIRPRLRGGRASRFQQTAG from the coding sequence ATGAAACGGTTGACGCTTTATCTCTTCCGCCACCTGGCAGTGGCGACCGTCTTCGTCACCGCCGGTTTGACGCTGGTCATCTGGCTCACACAATCGTTGCGCCTTCTCGAGATCGTGGTGGACGGCGGCGCCCCGGTCTACCTGTTCCTTCAGCTCATGCTGGTTACCCTTCCCACGTTCCTGTCGATCGTGTTGCCGATCAGCCTGCTGGCCGCCGTGCTGTTCACCTACAACCGCCTGACGATGGATTCGGAACTGGTGGTGATGCGGTCCGCCGGGCTGGGCCCGTGGGGTCTCGCCAAGCCCGCGTTGATCCTGGCGCTGCTGGTCACGATGATCGGCTACGGGCTGACGCTCTATCTCGCCCCGGCGGCGCACCGTGAGCTGAGCCGGCTGGAAAGCCTGGCGAAGAGCGAGTTCTCGACGGTGTTCCTGCGCGAAGGCGTCTTCAACGAGGCCGGCGACGGCGTGACCGTCTATGTCCGGCGCCGGATGCCCGACGGCGAACTGCAGGGCCTGCTGATCCACGATACCCGCGTGCCGGGCAAGCCGGTCACGATCAATGCCGACCGCGGCATGACGGTGGAAGGCGAGGCGGGAACCCGCGTCGTCGTGTTCGACGGCAACCGCCAGGAGGTCGACCTCGCGACCGGCCGCATGTCGCAACTGTATTTCGACCGCTATGCCGTCGACCTGCGCATCTTCGAGAAACAATTCGCCGAACGCGTCCCCGACGCGCGGGAGCGATCGACCGCCGAACTGATGCATGCGGGCGACAGCCCGGAACTGCTCCCCTTCAAGAGCCGGCTGACCGTTGAACTGCACCAGCGTTACACCAGCCCGATCTTCGCGCTGGGATTCACCATGATGGGCGTCGCGATCCTGCTGGTCGGCGAGTTCAACCGGCGCGGCCAGAGCCGGCGCATCATCGCGGCGGTGGCCGGTGTGCTGGTGCTGCAGAGCGCAGCGCTCGGCATCACCAACCTGGCGGTCAACAACAGCGCGTTCATCCCGCTGCTCTACGTGGTCGTCGCGATCCCGCTGGCGGTCGGCGCTTTCCTGATGATCAGGCCGCGCCTGCGCGGCGGCCGCGCATCCCGCTTCCAACAGACCGCGGGGTGA
- a CDS encoding YicC/YloC family endoribonuclease produces MTGFARAEGRDQGYAWTFEIKSVNSRNLDLRCRLAPGFDALEPVARTAVPQRVRRGSVNVSLSVTRTAAPNQIRINRDLLDQLIALAAELGGTTEKPRLDALLAVRGVVETVEDADFGDDRERLEAAMAATLQQALDHLGAVRLAEGARLVEVLNQHLNEIARLTDQASACAALQPEALRQKLRGQVAALLDAVPSLTEERLAQEAALLIARADVREELDRLRAHVAAARDMLAKGGGIGRQLDFLCQEFNREANTLCSKSSDVELTRTGLALKAAIEQLREQAQNIE; encoded by the coding sequence ATGACTGGTTTCGCGCGGGCCGAAGGGCGCGACCAGGGGTATGCCTGGACCTTCGAGATCAAGAGCGTCAACAGCAGGAACCTCGATCTCCGCTGCCGGCTGGCGCCGGGCTTCGACGCGCTGGAGCCGGTCGCCCGGACCGCCGTCCCCCAGCGGGTGCGCCGCGGCAGCGTCAACGTGTCCCTGTCGGTCACCCGGACCGCGGCGCCGAACCAGATCCGGATCAACCGCGACCTGCTGGACCAGCTCATCGCCCTTGCCGCCGAACTCGGCGGGACGACGGAGAAACCGCGGCTCGACGCGCTGCTCGCGGTGCGGGGCGTGGTCGAGACGGTCGAGGACGCCGACTTCGGCGACGACCGCGAGCGACTCGAAGCGGCGATGGCGGCGACCCTCCAGCAGGCGCTCGATCATCTCGGCGCGGTTCGGCTGGCGGAAGGGGCGCGGCTGGTCGAGGTCCTTAACCAGCACCTGAACGAGATCGCCCGGCTGACCGACCAAGCCTCGGCCTGCGCCGCTCTCCAGCCGGAGGCGCTCCGGCAGAAGCTGCGCGGGCAGGTCGCGGCCCTGCTGGACGCGGTGCCCAGCCTGACGGAGGAGCGGCTTGCCCAGGAAGCGGCCCTCCTGATTGCCCGCGCAGACGTGCGCGAGGAACTGGACCGCCTGCGCGCCCATGTCGCCGCCGCGCGCGACATGCTGGCCAAGGGCGGCGGGATCGGCCGGCAGCTCGACTTCCTGTGTCAGGAGTTCAACCGGGAAGCCAATACCCTGTGCTCCAAGTCGTCCGACGTGGAGCTGACCCGCACCGGCCTCGCCTTGAAGGCCGCCATCGAACAGTTGCGTGAGCAGGCGCAGAACATCGAATGA